In Opitutales bacterium, the sequence TGAGCGAAGCCCGAGCGCACACAGTCAAGCAACGCTCCTTGCGTATATTCACGTAAAGCGCTCGAGGCATCCGTAGAGCGGCAATTCGGCTTGGGAAGATTCATGATTCCTCTTGCGTTGATCTCCGGATCGCTTGGCCAAAGTCGAGCAATTGCTGCAGGTTTTCCTGAACTATCGATTCAATGATTTCCAATTTTAATGTTTGGTATTCATGAATCGCGATATTTCTAAATCCCACCATATTTTTAAGGCATCGGCTCAGGTCGGGAGAGATCACATGGTTTTTCTCCAATAAATCGAAGGCGTCGCGGCTGCTCTGCGGCACTCCAAACCGTTTCATGTGGACAGTATGCATCGCAAGGTCGATAGCGGCTTGGCAAGCTCGCTCAAGATTCAAAATAATAGACTCCTGCTCCAGCATCGCATCCAACAAGGAGCCCGAAAGCGAGCCGTGCACTTCGCGAATACGCGCTACACACCGCTCGATTGTGACTACCTTATTGATGACGACGTCATTCATTTGCTATCATTTATGACATCCACTGCGCATCCGACAAGGGTTTCTGATAGGCCATCTTTTTGCCTGGCATTCAGGGATTTCGAGATGTTTTGAGAAACTGACTAAATCCGCGGGTATTGAATAGTGATTGGGAATGGGATTTATCCGCGAATGGACGCTAATTCACGCGAATGAGTCACGAGTCGATATAGCCTATCGACTTTTTCTCTGACCTTTTACTTTTCTAATTCTGGATCTGTGATCTTGTCTTTCTCAGCAAAATCATAGGCAAATCTTTTGCGAATTGCTTTACAAGGAGGGAGAAAGTAAGAATATCTTACAATGCTTAAAACACTATCCTCGAAAGGGCAGTTAGTATTGCCGGCTAGATATAGGCGGCGGCTTGGGTTGGAAGTGGGTAGCCAGGTCAACGTCATTGAGGACGGTGATCGTTTGATCATCGAGCCGACGCAAACTACTGAGGTCAAATTTGTCTCTTTGCCTGGTGCGCCGAAACCTGTGCTTTCGATCGGTCCCAACAGGCTGATATCGAAGCATGATTTGATCGACCCGCTGTCGAACGATGACTGAATACTTACTGGATGTGAACGTGCTGGTCGCTTATGCCATTCAAGAGCACGTTCATCATGAGCGTGTGGTTTCTGGATTGTCTGAACGTGCGGAAAATGGCGATAATTTCTGCGTCTGTCCGATCGTAGAGCTGGGCTTGATCAGGAATTCCATGCGCATTGGCGGAATTTCCATCAAAATAGCCAAGCAACTGATGACCCATGTGAGCGAAAACCTGGTTTTAAAGAGGATACCCGATTCGGTTTTTTCCCAACAGCTTCCCAATTGGATTCAGGGGTATCGCCAAACAACAGATGCATATCTCGTCGCTCTAGCCGAAGCAAACGGATGCCAGCTACTTACTTTGGACGTTTCGATTCCCGGAGCTGAGGCTATGTAGCGAGAGGCAAACAGGTGCCGTTATTTCTTAAGCTCAGGTTGTTCGAAGACATTTGAGGATGAGAATTTATCCGCGAATGAACGCTAATTCACGCGAATGAGTTTGGACTTGCGTTAGCGTGC encodes:
- a CDS encoding AbrB/MazE/SpoVT family DNA-binding domain-containing protein, producing MLKTLSSKGQLVLPARYRRRLGLEVGSQVNVIEDGDRLIIEPTQTTEVKFVSLPGAPKPVLSIGPNRLISKHDLIDPLSNDD
- a CDS encoding PIN domain-containing protein, which translates into the protein MTEYLLDVNVLVAYAIQEHVHHERVVSGLSERAENGDNFCVCPIVELGLIRNSMRIGGISIKIAKQLMTHVSENLVLKRIPDSVFSQQLPNWIQGYRQTTDAYLVALAEANGCQLLTLDVSIPGAEAM
- a CDS encoding DUF86 domain-containing protein — its product is MNDVVINKVVTIERCVARIREVHGSLSGSLLDAMLEQESIILNLERACQAAIDLAMHTVHMKRFGVPQSSRDAFDLLEKNHVISPDLSRCLKNMVGFRNIAIHEYQTLKLEIIESIVQENLQQLLDFGQAIRRSTQEES